Proteins encoded within one genomic window of Thiothrix litoralis:
- the mutL gene encoding DNA mismatch repair endonuclease MutL, with protein MPIRQLPAHLINQIAAGEVVERPASVVKELLENALDAGSTRIEIDIEQGGGKRIRIRDNGGGIPQAELALALSRHATSKIASLDDLEQVRSLGFRGEALPSIASVSRLILSSRHSEAQQGWKLFGDGQEIFDEPEPVAHATGTTVDVVDLFFNIPARRKFLKTEKTEFGHIEDMVRKLALSRFDVGFELNHNQKNTLRLRPVDDRSGAERRVAEICGSAFVEQSLYLDYEAAGLRLWGWVGLPTFSRSQADLQYFYVNSRNVRDKLISHAVKQAYQDVMYHGRHPAFVLFLELNPQLVDVNAHPTKQEVRFREGRLVHDFLFRTLHQALADIRPGDEAGAPTQLPVQTHEPPASPEENPPQSPFFKGGGEERRPVYQAQYQPRLQMPVREQMAAYQQLYQPVVLPKEEAEARELKPDLPVNTPDSEDMPPLGFAIAQLHGVYILAQNATGLVVVDMHAAHERITYEYLKQSMAQDAIRSQPLLVPGSLNVSKKEADHAEQHADTFRALGFELDRLGLEKLTIRAVPSLLKESDTEALVRDVLADLITYGESNRIQNAMNEILATMACHGSVRANRKLSITEMNALLRDMERTERSGQCNHGRPTWTHMSLDQIDKLFLRGR; from the coding sequence ATGCCCATCCGCCAGCTTCCTGCCCACCTTATCAACCAGATCGCAGCAGGCGAAGTGGTTGAACGCCCTGCGTCGGTGGTCAAGGAGTTGCTGGAAAACGCGCTCGATGCCGGGTCAACCCGCATCGAGATCGATATTGAGCAAGGTGGCGGCAAACGCATTCGCATTCGCGATAATGGCGGCGGCATTCCCCAAGCCGAATTAGCCCTCGCCCTGAGCCGTCACGCTACCAGCAAAATCGCCAGCCTTGACGATCTGGAACAAGTACGCAGCCTCGGTTTCCGGGGGGAAGCCTTGCCCAGTATCGCCTCGGTATCGCGCCTTATTCTCAGCTCCCGCCACAGTGAAGCCCAGCAAGGCTGGAAACTGTTTGGCGATGGACAAGAAATTTTCGACGAACCAGAACCCGTCGCCCACGCAACGGGCACGACCGTGGATGTCGTCGACCTGTTTTTCAACATTCCCGCCCGCCGTAAATTCCTCAAAACCGAAAAGACCGAATTCGGGCACATCGAAGACATGGTACGCAAACTGGCGCTGAGCCGCTTCGACGTGGGTTTTGAGCTGAACCACAACCAGAAAAATACCCTGCGCCTGCGGCCGGTCGATGACCGTAGCGGCGCAGAACGGCGTGTAGCTGAAATCTGTGGCAGTGCTTTCGTCGAGCAAAGCCTGTACCTGGATTACGAAGCCGCTGGATTACGACTCTGGGGCTGGGTAGGCTTACCGACCTTTTCACGCTCGCAAGCAGACCTGCAATATTTTTACGTGAATAGCCGCAATGTGCGTGACAAACTGATTAGCCACGCAGTGAAACAAGCCTATCAGGATGTGATGTACCACGGGCGACACCCCGCTTTCGTGCTGTTTCTGGAACTAAACCCGCAACTGGTGGATGTGAATGCACACCCCACCAAGCAGGAAGTACGTTTTCGGGAAGGACGGCTGGTACATGATTTTCTGTTTCGCACGCTGCATCAGGCATTGGCGGATATTCGACCGGGGGATGAGGCGGGTGCGCCGACGCAGCTTCCGGTGCAAACACACGAACCTCCTGCTTCGCCGGAAGAAAATCCCCCTCAATCCCCCTTTTTCAAAGGGGGAGGTGAAGAGCGGCGTCCAGTTTATCAGGCGCAGTATCAGCCGCGTTTGCAGATGCCGGTACGCGAACAGATGGCGGCTTACCAGCAGTTGTATCAGCCGGTGGTATTACCCAAGGAAGAGGCAGAAGCGAGGGAGCTGAAGCCCGACCTACCTGTGAATACACCAGATAGCGAGGACATGCCGCCGCTAGGCTTCGCTATTGCCCAATTGCATGGCGTTTACATCCTTGCGCAAAACGCGACTGGGCTGGTCGTGGTGGATATGCACGCCGCCCACGAACGCATTACCTACGAATACCTCAAGCAAAGCATGGCACAAGACGCCATCCGCTCGCAGCCACTGCTGGTTCCCGGCAGCCTGAATGTGAGCAAAAAGGAAGCGGATCACGCTGAGCAACATGCCGACACCTTCCGCGCCCTCGGCTTTGAGCTGGATCGTTTAGGGTTGGAAAAACTCACCATTCGTGCTGTTCCCAGCCTGCTGAAAGAGTCGGATACTGAAGCACTGGTACGCGACGTGCTCGCCGACCTGATTACCTATGGCGAAAGCAACCGCATCCAGAATGCCATGAATGAAATCCTCGCAACCATGGCTTGCCACGGCTCAGTACGCGCCAACCGCAAACTCAGTATCACCGAAATG
- a CDS encoding S1C family serine protease encodes MQKTTIITSTLLCLGLASSPNLLAEISINPPPVAQPATPVTDGKVAPQSHVVPPTAAATTTLGAAASVEASIAADEIALAAPPTAAPQNANDPREKIKDAVVKVYIVQHTYETMSPWNSDSQKGSGSGLIIAGNLILTNAHVAADSTFLEVQRHGETKRYEAEVVYISHESDLALLRTKDVNAYKDVTPLELSDLPKMQQPVEVYGFPIGGNTLSVTRGVVSRIEKQNYVHTGENLIAAQVDAAINFGNSGGPVISGGKVVGVAMQSGFLTDNIGYMIPTPIIRHFLNDATDGKIDGYGFHGFLTQSMENPAMRHKYGLTDDQTGMLVHKVYKNSPADGKIQVGDIVTEIDGHKIENNGTVEFRPGEFIDHTHYIDMHQIGENIKFKIIRNAQPQEVSLHLDKPGKEYLLVKPNQYDKQPTYFIFGGLVFMPLNQDVIDGMDGTPARIGALTYESPDETRSEAVIMTKVLPADINKDYHHDNDLLIEKVNGESIHNFRDFYQKVQASTSDFITLQAADDYQLVIDRKEAIARQPQILAQYGVNADRSKDLQALALDQPNTPAAPSSAVAPAAPTAPVVAAPVVATPTPVPTVAVETAPAPAPVPAPTPAATAPVVAAPPVTTESAPAVGGSHP; translated from the coding sequence ATGCAAAAAACAACCATTATTACCAGCACGTTATTGTGCCTTGGCCTTGCCAGTTCACCTAACCTGCTGGCTGAAATCAGCATTAATCCACCACCAGTTGCGCAACCTGCAACACCAGTGACTGATGGCAAGGTGGCTCCACAAAGCCACGTAGTCCCACCAACAGCAGCAGCAACAACAACACTCGGCGCGGCCGCCTCGGTGGAAGCGTCCATTGCTGCTGACGAAATCGCGCTAGCCGCGCCACCAACAGCAGCCCCTCAGAACGCCAATGACCCGCGTGAAAAAATCAAGGATGCTGTCGTCAAAGTTTATATTGTGCAGCACACTTACGAAACCATGTCTCCTTGGAACTCTGATTCTCAGAAAGGTTCAGGGTCTGGCTTGATCATTGCGGGCAACCTGATCCTGACCAATGCCCACGTGGCGGCTGACTCGACGTTTCTGGAAGTCCAACGCCACGGCGAAACCAAACGCTATGAGGCAGAAGTCGTCTACATTTCCCACGAGTCCGACCTTGCTCTGCTGCGCACCAAAGACGTTAACGCTTATAAAGATGTCACCCCGTTGGAACTAAGCGACCTGCCTAAAATGCAACAGCCAGTAGAAGTCTACGGCTTCCCGATTGGCGGCAACACCTTAAGCGTCACACGCGGCGTGGTTTCACGCATCGAAAAACAAAATTACGTCCATACCGGCGAAAACCTGATTGCCGCACAAGTCGATGCTGCCATCAACTTCGGCAACAGCGGCGGCCCGGTCATTTCTGGCGGCAAGGTAGTGGGGGTTGCCATGCAATCTGGCTTCCTCACTGATAATATCGGTTACATGATCCCTACCCCGATTATCCGTCACTTTCTGAATGACGCCACAGACGGCAAAATCGACGGTTACGGCTTCCACGGCTTCCTCACCCAGTCGATGGAAAACCCCGCCATGCGCCACAAATATGGCCTGACGGATGACCAAACCGGCATGTTGGTACACAAGGTTTACAAAAACTCCCCGGCCGATGGCAAAATTCAAGTCGGCGACATTGTGACCGAGATTGATGGTCATAAAATCGAGAATAATGGCACGGTGGAATTCCGCCCCGGCGAATTCATTGACCACACCCATTACATCGACATGCACCAGATCGGTGAAAACATCAAATTCAAGATCATCCGCAATGCTCAGCCACAGGAAGTGTCTTTGCATCTGGATAAACCCGGCAAGGAATACCTGCTGGTCAAGCCCAACCAATACGACAAGCAACCCACTTACTTCATTTTTGGTGGGCTGGTATTCATGCCCTTGAATCAGGACGTGATCGACGGTATGGATGGCACGCCAGCCCGTATCGGCGCACTCACCTACGAATCACCGGATGAAACCCGCAGCGAAGCGGTCATCATGACTAAGGTGCTGCCTGCCGACATTAATAAGGACTACCATCACGACAACGATTTACTGATCGAAAAGGTTAACGGCGAAAGCATCCACAACTTCCGTGATTTCTATCAAAAAGTTCAAGCATCCACCAGCGACTTCATCACCCTGCAAGCGGCTGATGATTACCAACTGGTGATTGACCGCAAAGAAGCTATTGCCCGCCAGCCACAAATTCTGGCGCAATACGGCGTCAATGCTGACCGCTCAAAAGACCTGCAAGCGCTTGCGCTTGACCAGCCAAACACACCAGCAGCACCCAGCAGCGCCGTAGCACCTGCCGCTCCCACCGCCCCGGTTGTTGCAGCTCCCGTCGTCGCCACACCAACACCCGTGCCAACGGTCGCCGTCGAAACTGCTCCAGCACCAGCGCCAGTACCAGCGCCGACACCGGCAGCAACAGCCCCTGTCGTCGCAGCGCCCCCAGTGACCACAGAATCTGCTCCGGCAGTCGGAGGCTCACACCCCTGA
- the ileS gene encoding isoleucine--tRNA ligase, with product MTDYKHTLNLPNTPFPMRGDLAKREPGMLASWENQQLYQQLRAKAQGRPKFILHDGPPYANGNIHIGHAVNKVLKDIIVKSKTLSGFDAPYVPGWDCHGLPIELKVEEKLGKAGDKVDAFVFRKACREYAAEQVDLQRKDFKRLGVLGDWENPYLTMDFQTEADIVRALGRIAANGHLHKGAKPVHWCTDCGSALAEAEVEYADKTSFSIDVRFTVVDEAEWLKRVPEAAGQGELAVVIWTTTPWTLPANQAVALNPELEYVVVQTASERLVLAEALHESVMKRVDISDYRILARCTGDKLEGLLLQHPFYARHVPVILGDHVTTEAGTGAVHTAPGHGQEDFVVGQKYGLAVDNPVGSDGCFLPNTELFAGESVHKANPHVLEVLTEHGKLLKANKLRHSYPHCWRHKTPLIFRATPQWFISLEQNGLRTKALEAIQGVQWVPDWGKARIESMVQNRPDWCISRQRNWGVPIALFIHKETGALHPQTEALIEAVAQRIEREGVDAWFRLTPVDLLGKDAANYDKVGDTLDVWFDSGVTHASVLERRADLRFPADVYLEGSDQHRGWFQSSLLSAIGTRGVAPYRTVLTHGFTVDGKGEKMSKSKGNIVAPQKVTDSLGADILRLWVASTDYSREMSVSDEILKRTADAYRRIRNTARFLLANLNDFDPATDLVPASEMLPLDRWAVDQAAQVQDKVLAAYGHFHFHLIAQEVLNFCTVELGSLFLDITKDRQYTMQAGSQGRRSAQTAAWHILNAMVRWLYPVLSFTAEEIWQAMPGKKPEEYVLFTQWYEGLFRLDATDKLSAGEWSYVFTLRELVSKQLEEVRVAGKIGASLDAAVDIYYRKDSREPGTDPLVKLGDELRFVLITSGVQLHDLAGVPDDAVEVMEQVFVRVTRSEHGKCTRCWHHREDVGNHAQHPELCGRCIDNIEGAGEVREYA from the coding sequence ATGACGGACTACAAGCACACCCTCAACCTGCCGAACACGCCGTTTCCCATGCGCGGCGATCTGGCGAAACGTGAACCGGGGATGTTGGCGAGCTGGGAAAACCAGCAGCTTTATCAGCAATTACGTGCAAAAGCACAAGGTCGCCCCAAGTTCATTCTGCACGATGGCCCGCCATATGCGAACGGCAATATTCATATCGGTCACGCCGTCAACAAGGTGCTCAAAGACATTATTGTAAAAAGCAAAACCCTGAGCGGTTTTGATGCGCCTTATGTGCCGGGTTGGGACTGCCACGGTCTGCCAATCGAATTAAAAGTAGAGGAAAAACTCGGTAAGGCGGGTGATAAGGTCGATGCGTTTGTGTTCCGCAAAGCGTGCCGTGAGTACGCTGCCGAACAGGTCGACCTGCAACGCAAGGATTTCAAGCGTCTGGGCGTGTTGGGTGATTGGGAAAACCCTTACCTGACCATGGATTTTCAGACCGAAGCCGATATTGTGCGTGCCTTGGGGCGTATCGCCGCCAATGGGCACTTGCACAAGGGCGCAAAGCCGGTGCATTGGTGTACCGATTGTGGCTCGGCGTTGGCTGAGGCGGAAGTGGAATACGCTGATAAAACGTCCTTCTCCATTGATGTGCGTTTTACGGTGGTGGATGAAGCCGAATGGTTGAAGCGTGTGCCGGAAGCAGCGGGGCAGGGTGAGCTTGCCGTGGTGATCTGGACGACTACGCCGTGGACGTTGCCTGCCAACCAAGCCGTTGCCCTAAACCCGGAACTGGAATACGTGGTGGTGCAAACGGCCAGCGAACGTTTGGTGTTGGCAGAGGCTTTGCACGAATCGGTCATGAAACGTGTCGACATCAGCGACTACCGCATCCTTGCGCGTTGCACGGGTGACAAGCTGGAAGGTTTGCTGTTGCAACATCCGTTCTATGCGCGTCATGTGCCGGTGATTCTGGGGGATCATGTAACAACTGAAGCCGGTACAGGTGCTGTGCATACCGCGCCGGGGCATGGTCAGGAAGACTTTGTGGTCGGGCAAAAATACGGCCTAGCGGTGGATAACCCGGTGGGGAGTGATGGCTGTTTCCTGCCGAATACCGAGTTATTTGCGGGCGAATCTGTCCACAAGGCTAACCCGCATGTGCTGGAAGTGCTGACTGAGCACGGCAAGCTGTTGAAGGCCAACAAGTTGCGCCACAGCTATCCGCATTGCTGGCGGCATAAGACCCCGCTGATTTTCCGTGCAACGCCGCAGTGGTTCATCAGTCTTGAGCAGAATGGTTTGCGCACTAAAGCGCTGGAAGCCATTCAGGGCGTGCAGTGGGTTCCCGATTGGGGCAAGGCTCGGATCGAGAGCATGGTGCAAAACCGCCCGGATTGGTGCATCTCGCGCCAACGTAACTGGGGTGTGCCGATTGCGTTGTTCATCCACAAGGAAACCGGGGCGTTACACCCGCAAACAGAAGCGCTGATCGAGGCGGTGGCACAGCGTATTGAGCGGGAAGGTGTTGATGCCTGGTTCCGCCTGACGCCGGTTGACTTGCTGGGTAAGGATGCGGCTAATTACGACAAGGTTGGCGACACGCTGGACGTGTGGTTCGACTCGGGTGTGACCCATGCGTCGGTGTTGGAGCGTCGTGCGGATTTGCGCTTCCCGGCGGATGTGTATTTGGAAGGTTCTGACCAGCATCGTGGCTGGTTCCAGTCATCGCTATTGTCGGCGATCGGCACACGCGGGGTTGCACCTTATCGCACAGTGTTGACCCACGGTTTCACGGTGGATGGCAAGGGCGAGAAAATGTCCAAGTCCAAGGGCAATATCGTTGCACCACAAAAAGTGACCGATTCCTTGGGGGCTGACATCCTGCGTTTGTGGGTGGCTTCGACGGATTACAGCCGTGAAATGTCGGTTTCGGATGAAATCCTCAAACGCACCGCCGATGCTTATCGCCGTATTCGCAATACCGCGCGTTTCTTGTTGGCAAACCTGAATGATTTTGACCCGGCAACGGATTTGGTTCCCGCATCTGAGATGTTGCCGTTGGATCGTTGGGCGGTGGATCAGGCTGCGCAAGTACAAGACAAGGTGTTGGCTGCTTATGGTCATTTTCATTTCCACCTGATTGCGCAGGAAGTGCTTAACTTCTGTACCGTAGAATTGGGTAGCTTGTTCCTTGATATTACCAAAGACCGTCAGTACACCATGCAAGCGGGCAGTCAGGGGCGGCGTTCCGCGCAAACCGCTGCATGGCACATTTTGAATGCGATGGTGCGCTGGTTGTATCCGGTGCTGAGCTTTACCGCCGAGGAAATCTGGCAGGCCATGCCGGGTAAGAAGCCAGAAGAATATGTGCTGTTTACCCAGTGGTATGAAGGTTTATTCCGGTTGGATGCAACGGATAAATTGTCCGCTGGTGAGTGGAGCTATGTATTTACCTTGCGCGAACTGGTCAGCAAGCAACTTGAAGAAGTGCGGGTGGCAGGTAAGATCGGTGCGAGTCTGGATGCGGCAGTGGATATTTACTACCGCAAGGATAGCCGCGAACCCGGTACTGATCCGCTGGTAAAGCTGGGTGATGAATTACGTTTTGTGCTGATTACGTCGGGTGTGCAGTTGCACGATCTGGCGGGTGTGCCGGATGACGCAGTAGAGGTGATGGAGCAGGTGTTTGTGCGTGTCACCCGTTCCGAACACGGCAAGTGTACCCGTTGCTGGCATCACCGTGAGGATGTGGGCAACCATGCGCAACACCCCGAATTGTGCGGGCGTTGTATCGACAATATCGAAGGTGCGGGTGAGGTGCGCGAGTATGCGTAG
- the lspA gene encoding signal peptidase II: protein MRSFRSLSAETGMLGWLWVSAVVIALDQLTKWMAEASLEPGQPYAVVPHLDMTLSYNFGAAFSFLGDQDGWQRWFFAGLAVIVCGFIINWMRKLKKRQVWAALGLALVLGGAIGNLIDRVLYGKVIDFVSVYFDIPFVMENYHFAIFNVADMAITGGAVLLVFLSLFTSDLEP from the coding sequence ATGCGTAGTTTTCGTTCTCTTTCCGCCGAGACGGGGATGCTGGGTTGGTTGTGGGTCTCCGCCGTGGTGATTGCGCTTGACCAGTTGACCAAGTGGATGGCGGAAGCCAGTTTGGAGCCGGGGCAGCCGTATGCAGTGGTTCCGCACTTGGACATGACCTTGAGTTATAACTTTGGCGCAGCCTTCAGCTTTTTGGGTGATCAGGATGGCTGGCAACGCTGGTTTTTTGCGGGCTTGGCTGTCATTGTGTGCGGTTTTATTATTAACTGGATGCGCAAGCTGAAAAAGCGTCAGGTCTGGGCGGCTTTGGGCTTGGCCTTGGTACTGGGCGGGGCGATTGGTAATCTGATTGACCGCGTGCTGTATGGCAAGGTCATCGACTTTGTGTCGGTTTACTTTGATATTCCGTTCGTGATGGAAAACTACCATTTCGCCATTTTTAATGTGGCGGACATGGCGATTACCGGCGGGGCAGTCCTGCTGGTCTTCCTGAGTTTGTTTACGTCTGATCTTGAGCCCTGA
- the argH gene encoding argininosuccinate lyase, with the protein MSQQQPDSAKDKPWGGRFSESTDAFVEEFTASILFDQRLYRHDIQGSRAHARMLEKTGLLNTIEVEQILSGLDEIEQSIEKGELKWQISLEDVHMNIEARLTDRIGIAGKKLHTGRSRNDQVATDIRLWLRDQVDGISHELRRLQHALVELAAREADTILPGFTHLQVAQPITFGHHMLAWFEMLQRDFERLQDCRKRINVMPLGAAALAGTTYPIDRQYTAELLGFDHPARNSLDAVSDRDFAIEFTSAAALIMMHLSRFSEELVLWTSAQFDFIRLPDRFCTGSSIMPQKKNPDVPELVRGKSGRVFGHLFALLTLMKGQPLAYNKDNQEDKEPLFDTVDTLLGSLRAFADMMPHVQPKPEKMRKAAMQGFSTATDLADYLVRKGLPFRDAHEVVGKAVALGVETGRDLSEMRLEELQSFSSSIDQDVFEVLTLEGSVAARNHLGGTAPEQVKQQVQMARSLLNAAS; encoded by the coding sequence ATGAGCCAACAGCAACCAGATAGCGCCAAGGATAAACCTTGGGGCGGACGTTTTAGCGAATCCACCGACGCATTTGTCGAAGAATTCACCGCATCCATCCTGTTTGATCAACGCCTGTATCGGCACGACATCCAGGGATCACGTGCCCATGCCCGCATGTTGGAGAAAACAGGCTTATTAAACACCATTGAAGTTGAACAAATCCTGAGTGGACTGGACGAAATCGAGCAGTCCATCGAAAAAGGCGAATTAAAGTGGCAAATTTCGTTGGAAGATGTCCACATGAACATCGAAGCCCGCCTGACCGACCGTATCGGCATTGCTGGCAAAAAACTCCACACTGGTCGTTCACGTAATGATCAGGTTGCCACCGACATACGTCTGTGGCTACGTGATCAAGTAGACGGTATTAGCCACGAACTACGTCGTTTACAACACGCACTGGTTGAATTGGCGGCACGCGAAGCTGACACTATCCTGCCAGGTTTCACACACTTACAAGTTGCCCAGCCGATAACGTTCGGGCATCACATGCTCGCATGGTTTGAAATGCTGCAACGCGACTTCGAGCGTTTGCAGGATTGCCGCAAGCGTATCAATGTTATGCCTTTGGGTGCGGCAGCACTGGCGGGCACAACCTACCCTATCGACCGCCAGTACACCGCTGAATTACTCGGCTTTGATCACCCCGCGCGTAATTCACTGGATGCTGTCAGCGACAGGGATTTCGCCATTGAATTCACGTCAGCAGCGGCGCTCATCATGATGCACCTGTCGCGCTTTTCAGAAGAACTGGTGTTGTGGACTTCCGCACAATTTGACTTTATCCGCCTGCCAGACCGCTTCTGCACCGGCTCCTCCATTATGCCGCAGAAAAAAAACCCGGACGTACCCGAACTGGTACGCGGCAAAAGTGGGCGAGTATTCGGTCATCTGTTCGCCCTGTTGACCCTGATGAAAGGCCAGCCACTGGCTTACAACAAGGACAATCAGGAAGACAAGGAACCGCTATTTGACACCGTAGACACCCTGCTCGGCAGTTTGCGGGCATTTGCCGACATGATGCCGCACGTCCAGCCCAAACCGGAAAAAATGCGCAAAGCCGCCATGCAAGGTTTTTCCACCGCCACCGATCTGGCGGATTATTTGGTACGCAAAGGCTTGCCGTTCCGCGATGCCCACGAAGTTGTTGGCAAAGCGGTTGCACTCGGCGTGGAAACGGGGCGAGACCTCAGCGAAATGCGCCTGGAAGAGTTACAGTCATTTTCCAGCAGCATCGACCAAGATGTGTTTGAGGTATTGACGCTAGAAGGCTCAGTCGCAGCACGCAACCACTTGGGAGGCACGGCACCGGAACAGGTGAAGCAGCAGGTTCAAATGGCACGCAGCCTTCTGAACGCTGCGTCATAA
- a CDS encoding sensor histidine kinase, translated as MPSLNGKTLSYLPNLCMPQALLRAVLAAELLAMILALVVATDLRDFFVNLGLHSLFVLWVTLASIFTLCFISRFLSKPSVFQASAIVFGTVASFTLVASILGLLMSAGGEWVSDVLTSALFIFKNLVISLVITLVLLRYFYIHGQWEETVEADSAAKYDALQARMRPHFLFNSLNTIAHLVHIDANKAEEALLDLADIMRLTLDKRSRISLKEELNLTLAYLRMEGLRLGAKRLNVKLDMDQNSLPLDMEIPPFLLQPLVENAVYHGIQPRQDGGLLTVSLYDAGDRLDVTVTNPLPPSGMSTHTKGNHIAQENMVNRLHLAYGDRANLKIQKSVQQYRVSFSIPKE; from the coding sequence ATGCCGTCACTCAATGGAAAAACCTTAAGTTATTTGCCCAATCTCTGTATGCCGCAGGCGCTGTTGCGTGCTGTGCTGGCTGCTGAGTTACTGGCAATGATACTGGCGTTGGTAGTGGCAACCGATTTGCGGGATTTCTTTGTCAATCTTGGGCTGCACTCGCTGTTTGTGTTGTGGGTGACGCTGGCCTCCATTTTTACCCTGTGTTTTATTAGCCGCTTTCTGAGCAAGCCATCGGTATTTCAGGCATCTGCGATTGTATTTGGAACGGTTGCCAGTTTTACCCTAGTCGCCTCCATTCTGGGGTTGTTGATGTCGGCTGGCGGTGAATGGGTCAGTGATGTGCTTACCAGTGCCTTGTTCATTTTCAAGAATCTGGTCATCAGCCTGGTCATTACGCTGGTGTTGCTGCGGTATTTTTATATCCACGGGCAGTGGGAAGAGACCGTCGAGGCAGACTCGGCTGCCAAGTACGATGCGCTGCAAGCGCGCATGCGTCCGCATTTTCTGTTCAATAGTCTGAATACCATTGCACATCTGGTGCATATCGATGCCAATAAGGCTGAAGAAGCGTTACTGGATTTAGCCGATATTATGCGTCTTACCCTTGATAAGCGGTCACGTATCAGCCTGAAAGAGGAGTTGAACCTGACCTTGGCGTATTTGCGTATGGAAGGCTTACGTTTGGGTGCAAAACGTTTGAACGTTAAGCTCGACATGGATCAGAACAGCCTGCCGTTGGATATGGAGATCCCGCCTTTTCTGTTGCAGCCGCTGGTGGAAAATGCTGTCTACCATGGTATCCAGCCGCGTCAGGATGGTGGCTTGTTAACTGTTAGTCTGTATGACGCGGGTGATCGGCTGGATGTCACGGTGACGAACCCTCTGCCCCCTTCGGGCATGAGCACCCATACCAAGGGCAATCATATTGCTCAGGAAAATATGGTGAACCGCTTGCATCTTGCTTATGGCGACCGTGCCAACCTGAAAATCCAGAAGAGCGTACAACAATACAGGGTCTCGTTTTCCATCCCCAAGGAGTAG
- a CDS encoding LytR/AlgR family response regulator transcription factor: MTLKILIVDDEEYARARIKGLLASQVDYGVCAEAENGVDAVLMTERYQPDIVLMDISMPGMDGLEAARHISGMDSPPAVIFTTAYGEYALEAFSTKATGYLMKPIRQEQLLQSLEQARSLNRAQRMEALENREGRNMLSRKHICARMRGNLELIPIEDVVYFQADQKYVTVRHKKGEVIIEESLKSLETDLADRFIRIHRNALVSKTAIAGLSKSSVGRTQIVLDNVKDQLEVSRRHLAEVRRFVRNR; encoded by the coding sequence ATGACATTGAAAATTTTAATCGTAGACGACGAGGAATATGCCCGCGCCCGTATCAAGGGGTTGCTGGCAAGCCAGGTCGATTACGGCGTTTGTGCAGAAGCCGAAAACGGGGTGGATGCAGTGCTGATGACAGAACGTTATCAGCCGGACATTGTGCTGATGGACATTTCTATGCCGGGTATGGACGGCTTAGAAGCGGCACGGCACATTTCGGGCATGGATAGCCCACCAGCCGTCATATTCACCACAGCGTATGGAGAATATGCTTTAGAAGCCTTTTCAACAAAAGCAACAGGGTATCTTATGAAGCCTATTAGACAAGAACAATTATTACAAAGTCTGGAACAAGCCCGCTCATTGAACCGTGCACAACGTATGGAGGCGCTGGAAAACCGTGAAGGGCGCAACATGTTGTCACGCAAACACATTTGTGCGCGGATGCGTGGCAACCTTGAGTTGATTCCAATCGAAGATGTGGTGTATTTCCAAGCCGACCAGAAATATGTGACGGTGCGCCACAAGAAGGGTGAGGTCATTATTGAAGAGTCGCTGAAGTCTCTGGAAACCGATTTGGCTGATCGCTTTATCCGCATTCATCGCAATGCGTTGGTCTCTAAAACTGCGATTGCTGGTTTGTCCAAATCGTCGGTCGGGCGTACCCAGATTGTGCTGGATAACGTCAAGGACCAACTGGAAGTCAGCCGCCGCCATTTGGCGGAAGTGCGTCGGTTCGTGCGTAACCGTTAA
- a CDS encoding thioredoxin family protein, protein MQINQPLTTIALLGLLLLSTLTHTGFAAESLQDAHDFRALQQEMQNKKLPLLLAFRADYCGFCKRLEAEYLQPMITSGKYDSRILIRSFDMGDEASVIDFNGDKIDVDEFAARHKVSLTPTLVFLNAQGEEIAERLLGYNSPDFYGAYLENAIDAAQQAVK, encoded by the coding sequence ATGCAAATAAATCAACCACTGACCACCATCGCACTACTTGGCTTATTACTACTGAGCACGCTAACCCACACCGGATTTGCCGCAGAGAGCCTACAGGATGCACATGATTTTCGTGCATTGCAACAAGAAATGCAGAACAAGAAGCTGCCGCTACTGTTGGCATTTCGTGCTGACTACTGTGGATTCTGCAAACGGCTGGAAGCCGAATACCTGCAACCGATGATCACCAGCGGCAAATATGACTCGCGTATTCTGATCCGTAGTTTCGACATGGGGGATGAGGCGAGTGTGATTGATTTTAACGGCGACAAGATTGATGTGGATGAATTTGCGGCTCGCCATAAAGTATCGCTCACCCCTACGCTGGTGTTTTTGAATGCACAAGGGGAAGAAATCGCAGAACGCTTGCTGGGCTACAACAGCCCTGATTTTTATGGCGCGTATCTGGAGAACGCTATCGACGCCGCACAACAGGCAGTGAAATAA